One genomic segment of Roseovarius carneus includes these proteins:
- a CDS encoding F0F1 ATP synthase subunit gamma, with translation MPSLKDLKMRIESVKSTRKITKAMQMVAAAKLRRAQESAEAARPYTERFNAVMGSLAASVGQSENAPRLLSGTGSDQTHLLVVLTAERGLCGGFNANIAKLAKAEAQRLIADGKTVKIVTVGKKGRDAIKRDLSAHFIDHVDMTEIKNVGYGDAQSIARGVLERFDAGEFDVAKIFFSRFENVVSQIPTIQQIIPASFEAPAEEEGASAFYDYEPDEQAILADLLPRGVATAIFSALLENGASEQGARMSAMDNATRNAGEMIDKLTIQYNRSRQAVITNELIEIISGAEAL, from the coding sequence ATGCCTTCTTTGAAGGACCTGAAAATGAGGATCGAGTCGGTCAAATCGACCCGCAAGATCACAAAGGCGATGCAGATGGTGGCCGCGGCGAAACTTCGCCGCGCTCAGGAATCTGCCGAGGCCGCGCGCCCCTATACCGAGCGTTTCAACGCCGTTATGGGATCGCTCGCCGCATCGGTGGGCCAGTCCGAGAACGCGCCCCGTCTGCTCAGCGGCACGGGAAGTGATCAGACGCATTTGTTGGTCGTGCTGACTGCGGAGCGTGGCCTGTGCGGCGGCTTCAACGCCAACATCGCAAAGCTTGCCAAAGCTGAGGCACAGCGCCTTATCGCAGACGGTAAGACGGTTAAGATCGTCACTGTGGGCAAGAAGGGCCGCGACGCGATCAAACGCGACCTTAGCGCGCATTTTATTGATCACGTCGACATGACGGAGATCAAGAATGTGGGCTACGGTGACGCGCAATCCATCGCGCGCGGCGTGCTGGAGCGTTTTGACGCGGGTGAGTTTGACGTGGCCAAGATCTTCTTCTCGCGCTTTGAGAATGTGGTCAGCCAGATCCCGACGATCCAACAGATCATCCCGGCCTCCTTTGAGGCCCCTGCCGAAGAAGAGGGCGCCAGCGCCTTTTATGACTACGAGCCGGACGAGCAGGCGATCCTTGCCGATCTTCTGCCGCGCGGTGTGGCCACGGCAATCTTCAGCGCGTTGCTGGAGAACGGGGCGTCCGAGCAGGGCGCGCGCATGTCCGCTATGGACAACGCGACGCGCAACGCGGGCGAGATGATCGACAAGCTGACCATTCAGTATAACCGCTCGCGTCAGGCTGTGATCACGAACGAGCTGATTGAAATTATTTCCGGCGCGGAAGCGCTGTAG
- the atpD gene encoding F0F1 ATP synthase subunit beta — translation MANAKGKITQVIGAVVDVQFGDHLPEILNALTTDNNGKTLVLEVAQHLGENTVRTIAMDATEGLVRGQDVTDTDGPITVPVGNATLGRILNVVGEAIDEKGDIALDETRSIHQDAPDFAAQSTTSEILETGIKVVDLLAPYAKGGKIGLFGGAGVGKTVLIMELINNIARVHSGLSVFAGVGERTREGNDLYHEMIESGVIVPDNLPESKVALVYGQMNEPPGARMRVALTGLTLAEQFRDQSGADVLFFVDNIFRFTQAGSEVSALLGRIPSAVGYQPTLATDMGQMQERITSTKAGSITSVQAVYVPADDLTDPAPATSFAHLDATTVLSRAISELGIYPAVDPLDSTSRLMDPTVVGEEHYQVARDVQGILQRYKSLQDIIAILGMDELSEEDKLTVSRARKIQRFLSQPFDVAKVFTGSDGIQVPLADTVASFKAVVAGEYDHLPEGAFYMVGGIEDVKAKAERMAADAA, via the coding sequence ATGGCAAATGCAAAAGGCAAAATCACTCAGGTGATCGGCGCCGTGGTCGACGTTCAGTTCGGCGATCACCTCCCCGAGATTTTGAATGCTCTGACCACCGACAACAACGGCAAGACGCTGGTGCTCGAAGTGGCCCAGCACCTTGGCGAAAACACCGTCCGCACCATTGCGATGGACGCGACCGAGGGTCTCGTGCGCGGTCAGGACGTGACTGACACTGACGGCCCGATCACGGTTCCCGTGGGCAACGCCACGCTGGGCCGTATCCTGAACGTGGTGGGCGAAGCGATTGACGAAAAGGGCGATATTGCCCTCGATGAGACCCGCTCGATCCACCAGGACGCGCCTGATTTCGCGGCACAGTCCACCACGTCTGAGATCCTTGAGACAGGTATCAAAGTGGTTGACCTGCTGGCACCTTATGCGAAGGGCGGCAAGATTGGCCTCTTCGGCGGTGCGGGCGTGGGCAAGACAGTTCTGATTATGGAACTGATCAACAACATCGCGCGTGTGCACTCGGGCCTGTCGGTTTTCGCCGGTGTCGGTGAGCGGACACGTGAGGGTAACGACCTGTATCACGAGATGATCGAATCGGGCGTTATCGTTCCTGACAACCTGCCGGAGTCCAAAGTGGCGCTGGTCTATGGCCAGATGAACGAACCTCCCGGTGCGCGGATGCGCGTCGCCCTGACCGGCCTGACCTTGGCCGAGCAGTTCCGCGATCAGTCCGGTGCCGATGTTCTCTTCTTCGTGGACAACATCTTCCGCTTTACCCAAGCGGGCTCCGAAGTGTCCGCCCTTCTGGGCCGTATCCCCTCCGCTGTGGGCTACCAGCCCACGCTGGCCACCGATATGGGCCAGATGCAGGAGCGGATTACCTCGACCAAAGCTGGCTCCATTACGTCTGTGCAGGCCGTCTACGTGCCCGCCGATGACCTTACCGACCCCGCACCAGCCACATCGTTCGCGCACCTTGATGCCACGACCGTTCTGTCGCGCGCCATCTCCGAACTGGGTATCTACCCCGCTGTGGACCCGCTTGACAGCACGTCGCGCCTGATGGACCCCACCGTTGTGGGCGAAGAGCATTACCAAGTGGCGCGTGACGTCCAAGGTATCCTTCAGCGCTACAAATCGCTGCAAGATATCATCGCGATCCTCGGCATGGATGAACTCTCAGAGGAGGACAAGCTGACCGTTTCGCGCGCGCGCAAAATTCAGCGCTTCCTCAGCCAGCCCTTCGACGTGGCCAAGGTCTTCACCGGCTCGGACGGGATTCAGGTGCCGCTCGCGGACACTGTCGCCTCGTTCAAAGCGGTTGTGGCAGGTGAGTATGATCACCTCCCCGAAGGCGCGTTCTACATGGTTGGCGGCATTGAAGACGTGAAGGCAAAAGCCGAGCGTATGGCAGCCGACGCCGCCTGA
- a CDS encoding F0F1 ATP synthase subunit epsilon, whose protein sequence is MAGTVQFDLVSPERLLLSVQAAEVHIPGADGDLTAMADHMPLITTLRPGVLKVAGPEGDKEFVVTGGFAEINPEGVSVLAERAIPRGDMTQEMFKELVDHATAHLAKAQETFKNEPGPVDDAAKLLSDMVAIGDHIGLSAS, encoded by the coding sequence ATGGCTGGAACAGTGCAATTCGATCTGGTGTCGCCCGAGCGGCTTTTGCTGTCGGTTCAGGCCGCTGAGGTGCATATCCCCGGCGCGGATGGCGATCTGACGGCCATGGCGGACCACATGCCCCTGATCACCACCCTGCGCCCCGGCGTGCTGAAGGTTGCAGGGCCCGAGGGCGACAAGGAGTTCGTGGTGACCGGCGGTTTTGCCGAGATCAACCCCGAAGGCGTTTCGGTTCTGGCCGAGCGGGCGATCCCGCGCGGCGACATGACCCAAGAGATGTTCAAGGAACTGGTGGACCACGCAACCGCCCACCTCGCCAAGGCGCAAGAGACGTTCAAGAACGAGCCCGGTCCTGTTGACGACGCGGCCAAGCTGCTGTCTGATATGGTGGCGATTGGCGATCACATTGGCCTCAGCGCGAGCTAA
- a CDS encoding H-type lectin domain-containing protein, protein MKRFDNRLIGIDQGEIVLFSDYEFDGEMWAGAGDRSRRHSIRFTERYRDPPFVQCALSMWDIDSATNSRVEVNAENISETGFEIVFRTWSDTHVARARVRWLSIGEVLAEDDWELY, encoded by the coding sequence ATGAAACGGTTTGACAACAGATTGATTGGTATCGACCAGGGCGAGATCGTCCTGTTTTCCGATTACGAATTTGATGGAGAGATGTGGGCCGGCGCCGGTGACCGCAGCCGCCGTCATTCCATCCGCTTCACCGAGCGGTATCGCGACCCGCCATTCGTGCAATGTGCGCTGTCCATGTGGGACATCGACAGCGCGACAAACTCTCGTGTTGAGGTGAATGCCGAAAACATCTCCGAGACCGGGTTCGAGATCGTGTTCCGCACATGGTCCGACACCCATGTGGCGCGCGCACGGGTGCGCTGGCTCTCCATCGGGGAGGTCTTGGCCGAGGACGACTGGGAGCTTTATTAA
- a CDS encoding ribose-phosphate pyrophosphokinase, with protein sequence MPATPEPKLISGNANMPLAKAVARRMSMHRGISVDLVEARVERFNDGEIFVEVFENVRGEDMFIIQSTSNPANDNLMELLIMADALRRSSAKRITAVIPYFGYARQDRRSKARTPISAKLVANMLVEAGIERVLTMDLHAAQIQGFFDIPVDNLYASPVFALDILTQFKGHIDELMVVSPDVGGVTRARELAKRIGAPLAIVDKRREHAGEVAEMNVIGDVTGKRCIIVDDMCDTAGTLCKAAEVLLEGGAQEVHAYTTHGVLSGPAVERITNSVLKSMVITDTIAPTAAVQATPNIRIIPTAPVFAQAILNIWNGTSVSSLFDTPTLEPVYEGQFGN encoded by the coding sequence ATGCCAGCTACACCGGAACCGAAACTCATCTCGGGCAATGCCAACATGCCATTGGCTAAAGCCGTGGCGCGACGTATGTCGATGCATCGCGGAATATCCGTCGATCTCGTTGAGGCGCGGGTTGAGCGGTTCAACGATGGCGAGATCTTCGTCGAAGTGTTCGAGAACGTGCGCGGCGAGGACATGTTCATCATCCAGAGCACGTCTAACCCGGCCAATGACAATCTCATGGAGCTTTTGATCATGGCCGATGCGCTGCGTCGCTCCTCGGCCAAGCGTATCACCGCCGTAATCCCCTATTTCGGATACGCGCGCCAGGATCGCCGCTCCAAGGCCCGCACGCCCATTTCGGCCAAGCTGGTTGCGAATATGCTGGTAGAGGCGGGGATCGAGCGGGTTCTGACCATGGACCTGCACGCGGCGCAAATTCAGGGTTTTTTCGATATCCCGGTGGACAACCTTTATGCCTCTCCGGTCTTTGCGCTGGATATCCTGACGCAGTTCAAAGGCCATATTGACGAGCTGATGGTCGTCTCACCCGATGTGGGCGGCGTGACTCGCGCGCGCGAGCTTGCCAAGCGGATCGGCGCGCCTCTGGCCATCGTAGACAAACGCCGCGAGCATGCGGGGGAAGTCGCCGAGATGAACGTGATCGGGGATGTAACGGGCAAACGATGCATCATCGTGGATGATATGTGCGACACCGCCGGCACGCTTTGCAAGGCGGCTGAGGTCCTTTTGGAGGGCGGCGCGCAGGAGGTGCACGCCTATACCACGCACGGCGTTCTGTCGGGCCCTGCGGTTGAGCGGATCACCAACTCCGTTCTGAAATCCATGGTGATCACCGATACGATCGCCCCCACCGCGGCAGTGCAGGCCACACCCAATATCCGCATCATCCCCACCGCACCCGTCTTTGCGCAGGCGATTTTGAACATTTGGAACGGCACATCCGTATCGTCTCTCTTCGACACGCCCACGCTTGAGCCTGTCTATGAAGGGCAGTTCGGGAACTAA
- a CDS encoding 2-hydroxychromene-2-carboxylate isomerase, whose product MAHIDYFFSTLSPFTYLSGKSVDEIAARTGASVTYRPMDIMALFARTGGLPPKDRHPARQAYRLQDMARRAKLMGLPLNLKPAHWPTNSAPSSYAIIAAQAAGGGDLGTLVHAFGRAIWAEDRDIAEDGVVKACLAEAGFDASLADSGLLQGAEAYGGNLEEAVRRDVFGAPFFAVDTGQNFWGQDRLADLELHLAGKL is encoded by the coding sequence ATGGCTCATATCGACTACTTTTTCTCGACACTGTCACCTTTCACCTACCTTTCGGGCAAATCAGTGGACGAGATAGCGGCCCGTACCGGGGCGAGCGTGACCTACCGGCCAATGGACATTATGGCGCTTTTTGCCCGGACCGGGGGGCTTCCGCCCAAGGATCGCCACCCCGCGCGACAGGCCTACAGGCTTCAGGACATGGCGCGGCGCGCAAAACTGATGGGTCTGCCGCTCAATCTCAAACCTGCCCATTGGCCGACAAACTCCGCGCCCTCGTCTTATGCGATTATTGCGGCGCAGGCGGCGGGCGGTGGTGATCTGGGCACGTTGGTTCATGCGTTTGGCCGCGCCATCTGGGCCGAGGATCGCGATATTGCCGAGGACGGCGTGGTGAAAGCCTGTCTTGCTGAGGCGGGGTTTGACGCAAGCCTCGCCGATAGCGGCCTGTTGCAAGGGGCCGAGGCCTATGGCGGCAATTTGGAGGAGGCCGTGCGCCGCGATGTATTTGGCGCGCCGTTCTTTGCGGTGGATACAGGGCAGAATTTCTGGGGCCAGGACAGGCTGGCCGATCTGGAATTGCATCTCGCGGGCAAGCTGTGA
- a CDS encoding alpha/beta fold hydrolase, with translation MPRGLKGGFPTYWTSFGQGPQQALLIHCSLAQSNVWGGLAQHLSGALTMTAFDLPGHGRSGDWDGVAEMQALSARMAADCAGAGPVDVIGHSFGATVALRMAHLFPGCVRRMVLIEPVFFAVALGEDARLRALHAAEVAPFEDAMEAGAYEAAAQAFLRLWGDGTPWARIPEVQRARLAAQMPLIAAAGPALYGDVGGLLAPGVLEALPGPSLLIEGSRSPEIIGAINMVLAARLAGAERSVIGGAGHMSPITHPQAVSTEILRFLRG, from the coding sequence ATGCCGCGCGGGCTTAAGGGCGGCTTTCCTACCTACTGGACCAGTTTTGGGCAGGGGCCGCAGCAGGCGCTCTTGATCCATTGCAGCCTCGCACAATCAAATGTTTGGGGCGGTCTGGCGCAACACCTGTCCGGCGCTTTGACGATGACTGCCTTTGACCTGCCGGGCCATGGACGCAGCGGCGATTGGGATGGCGTGGCGGAGATGCAGGCGCTTTCGGCGCGCATGGCCGCCGATTGCGCGGGTGCGGGGCCTGTGGATGTCATCGGCCATTCGTTTGGGGCCACTGTGGCGCTGCGCATGGCGCATCTCTTTCCCGGCTGCGTGCGGCGGATGGTTCTGATCGAGCCTGTGTTCTTTGCCGTCGCCCTCGGGGAGGATGCCCGGCTGCGCGCGCTTCATGCGGCGGAGGTCGCGCCGTTCGAGGATGCGATGGAGGCCGGGGCGTATGAGGCCGCCGCGCAGGCGTTCCTGCGGCTCTGGGGCGACGGCACCCCTTGGGCGCGCATCCCCGAGGTGCAGCGCGCCCGGCTGGCTGCACAGATGCCGCTTATCGCGGCGGCGGGTCCTGCGCTTTACGGTGATGTAGGCGGGCTTTTGGCGCCGGGGGTGCTGGAGGCGCTGCCGGGGCCGAGCCTCTTGATTGAGGGAAGCCGCTCGCCGGAGATCATCGGCGCGATCAATATGGTGCTGGCCGCGCGCCTTGCGGGGGCGGAGCGGTCCGTTATTGGTGGCGCGGGCCACATGTCGCCGATCACGCATCCGCAGGCGGTCAGCACCGAGATTTTGCGGTTCTTGCGGGGCTAA
- a CDS encoding threonine aldolase family protein, which produces MYFYSDNCGPMHPNVRAALLAADEGFMPSYGNDPIMDEVRDQIRDLFGAPDAAVYLVATGTAANALGLATITKPWDTVFCTSLAHINVDECNAPEFYTGGAKLSLVGSGDKMTPEALEQRITGYGTGNVHTSQRGPVQITQVTEMGRLYTLGELRALTDVARAYGLPTFMDGARFANAMAALGCTAREMTVDAGIDALSFGGTKNGCAGVEAVVFFEPDHAWEFELRRKRGAHLVSKHRYLSAQMQGYLAEDTWLKAGAQANANAARLTAGLRGVVGLEFVEEPEANMIFATLPRHAHQTLKAGGAEYGLWGDLEGDPDERVMMRLVCDWSITHAMIDEFLDLARGLT; this is translated from the coding sequence ATGTATTTCTATTCCGACAATTGCGGGCCAATGCACCCGAATGTACGCGCCGCCCTGCTCGCCGCTGATGAGGGGTTCATGCCATCCTATGGCAATGATCCGATCATGGACGAGGTGCGCGACCAGATCCGCGATCTCTTTGGCGCGCCCGACGCCGCCGTCTATCTGGTGGCGACAGGCACGGCGGCCAATGCGCTTGGCCTCGCCACAATCACCAAACCTTGGGACACGGTGTTTTGCACCTCGCTGGCCCATATCAACGTGGATGAATGCAACGCGCCCGAGTTTTATACCGGCGGCGCCAAGCTTTCGCTGGTTGGGTCCGGGGATAAGATGACGCCCGAGGCGTTGGAGCAACGGATCACGGGCTATGGCACGGGCAATGTGCACACCTCGCAACGTGGCCCGGTGCAGATCACGCAAGTTACTGAAATGGGGCGGCTTTATACGCTGGGGGAATTGCGCGCGCTCACCGATGTGGCGCGGGCATACGGCCTGCCCACCTTCATGGATGGCGCACGTTTTGCCAATGCGATGGCCGCATTGGGCTGCACCGCACGGGAGATGACCGTGGACGCTGGCATTGATGCGCTCAGCTTTGGTGGCACGAAAAACGGCTGCGCGGGTGTCGAAGCCGTGGTGTTTTTTGAGCCCGACCATGCGTGGGAATTTGAGCTGCGCCGCAAACGGGGCGCGCATCTGGTCTCCAAGCACCGTTATCTCTCGGCGCAGATGCAGGGCTATCTTGCGGAGGACACATGGCTCAAAGCAGGCGCGCAGGCCAATGCCAATGCGGCGCGGTTGACTGCCGGGCTGCGCGGTGTGGTAGGCCTTGAGTTTGTCGAGGAGCCTGAGGCCAACATGATCTTCGCCACCTTGCCCCGCCACGCGCACCAGACGCTCAAGGCGGGCGGCGCAGAGTACGGGCTTTGGGGTGATCTTGAGGGCGATCCCGATGAGCGGGTGATGATGCGGTTGGTCTGCGATTGGTCCATCACGCACGCCATGATCGACGAGTTTCTCGACCTTGCGCGCGGCCTGACATAG
- a CDS encoding YcgN family cysteine cluster protein: MRERFWETVPLKGMTRDEWEALCDGCGKCCMNKLEDEDTGEVALTRVACRLFDDTTCKCAQYPIRHQFVPECIVLKPTNMDTNLYWMPETCAYKLLWQGKPLYPWHPLISGTPESVHAAGVSMQHRTVAEFEVSEDDWEDHIIEEPL, encoded by the coding sequence ATGAGAGAACGGTTTTGGGAGACGGTCCCGCTCAAGGGGATGACGCGGGACGAGTGGGAAGCCCTCTGCGATGGCTGTGGCAAATGCTGCATGAACAAGCTGGAGGATGAGGATACGGGTGAGGTCGCGCTGACCCGCGTGGCCTGCCGCCTTTTCGACGACACGACCTGCAAATGCGCACAATATCCCATCCGGCATCAATTCGTGCCGGAATGTATTGTCCTCAAGCCCACGAATATGGACACCAACCTCTATTGGATGCCCGAAACCTGCGCCTATAAGCTTCTGTGGCAGGGCAAACCGCTCTACCCTTGGCACCCGCTGATCTCAGGCACGCCCGAGAGCGTCCACGCCGCGGGCGTGTCGATGCAGCACCGCACAGTGGCAGAATTCGAAGTTTCTGAGGACGACTGGGAAGATCATATTATCGAGGAGCCGCTCTGA
- a CDS encoding bifunctional riboflavin kinase/FAD synthetase produces the protein MRIIRDYTFVDKSNRGASAAIGNFDGVHIGHQSVINIARQAGADIGAPLGVLTFEPHPREFFAPDAPPFRLMSSAARASRLAKLGVERLYEINFNAGLSTLTPEDFARQVIAEGLGLRHIVVGADFCFGAGRAGTAQDLQRFGAEMGFGVSIATLLEGQSGEVSSTAIRAALSEGRPRAAAAMLGHWHRIEGVVIGGEQRGRELGYPTANMSIEGLHQPKFGVYAVEVDVLTGPHKGNYGGAASLGVRPQFAGEVPNLETFIFDFSGDLYGAELSVALVEYLRPEATFDSLEAFIAQMDADCAQARRLLAAP, from the coding sequence ATGCGTATCATCCGCGACTACACTTTCGTTGATAAAAGCAACCGGGGCGCGAGTGCGGCCATCGGCAATTTTGACGGTGTGCATATCGGCCATCAATCCGTAATCAACATCGCCCGGCAGGCGGGCGCAGATATTGGCGCGCCCCTTGGCGTGCTGACCTTCGAGCCGCATCCGCGTGAGTTTTTCGCACCCGATGCCCCGCCCTTCCGTTTGATGAGTTCGGCCGCGCGCGCAAGCCGTCTGGCCAAGCTGGGCGTGGAGCGTCTCTATGAGATCAACTTCAACGCAGGCCTCAGCACCCTCACGCCCGAGGACTTCGCGCGTCAGGTGATTGCCGAGGGTCTGGGCCTGCGCCACATCGTGGTGGGCGCTGATTTCTGCTTTGGCGCGGGGCGCGCCGGGACGGCTCAGGATTTGCAGCGCTTCGGGGCCGAGATGGGCTTTGGCGTCAGCATCGCCACGCTTCTGGAGGGGCAAAGCGGTGAGGTCTCCTCCACCGCGATCCGGGCTGCGCTCAGCGAAGGCCGCCCGCGCGCCGCGGCTGCGATGCTCGGTCATTGGCACCGGATCGAAGGCGTTGTGATCGGCGGCGAGCAGCGTGGCCGGGAGCTGGGATATCCAACCGCCAATATGTCCATCGAAGGGCTGCACCAGCCGAAATTTGGTGTCTATGCCGTGGAAGTGGACGTGCTGACAGGCCCGCACAAGGGCAACTATGGAGGCGCGGCCTCGCTTGGCGTGCGCCCACAATTTGCAGGCGAGGTGCCAAACCTGGAGACGTTCATCTTTGATTTCTCCGGCGATCTTTACGGCGCGGAGCTGTCTGTGGCCCTCGTGGAATATCTGCGCCCTGAGGCCACATTCGACAGCCTTGAGGCTTTCATCGCTCAGATGGACGCCGATTGCGCCCAGGCCCGCCGCCTTCTGGCTGCCCCATGA
- a CDS encoding MaoC family dehydratase, protein MLDNLPRGTITIEEIEMGMVRHLQKVVTDADIEMFAEVSTDRNPVHLDDEYARDTIFEGRIAHGMLTAGLISAVIGEQLPGHGTVYMGQSLKFLAPVRPGDMVRAEVEVIGIDHGKRRVQLDCRCMVNGKKVLVGEATVLAPSGKFD, encoded by the coding sequence ATGTTGGACAATTTACCGCGCGGCACCATCACCATCGAAGAGATTGAAATGGGCATGGTGCGCCACCTGCAAAAGGTGGTGACGGACGCCGATATCGAGATGTTCGCCGAGGTCTCGACCGACCGCAACCCGGTACATCTGGATGATGAGTATGCCCGCGACACGATTTTCGAGGGGCGGATTGCGCATGGGATGCTCACAGCGGGGCTGATCTCGGCCGTGATCGGTGAGCAGCTTCCGGGCCATGGCACGGTCTATATGGGACAAAGCCTGAAGTTTCTGGCCCCCGTGCGCCCCGGCGACATGGTGCGCGCCGAGGTCGAGGTGATTGGCATTGATCATGGCAAGCGGCGGGTGCAGCTTGACTGCCGCTGCATGGTGAACGGCAAGAAGGTTCTGGTGGGCGAAGCGACGGTTCTGGCCCCCTCGGGCAAGTTCGACTAA
- a CDS encoding TIGR01459 family HAD-type hydrolase translates to MTRIIQSLSEISRNYDALYVDLWGCVHNGVTAFPEAVAALQTYRAQGGIVILVTNSPKPRAGVEAQMGQFGVPADAYDAIATSGDSARTAMYRGAVGEKVYFMGEWARDAGFFDPISVVEAPVEITRVPLQEAEGIVCCGPFDPMADPDVNRADFLYAKQKEMKLLCANPDLVVDRGETREWCAGALARLYTEMGGESLYFGKPYPPIYDLARRRLTALGKNIGESAILAIGDGIATDVAGAMGEDIDSLFISGGLAAAETKTNGQPDPKALSTYLEKEMSSPTFAMGHLR, encoded by the coding sequence TTGACCCGTATCATCCAATCCCTGTCCGAGATTTCCCGCAATTATGATGCGCTTTACGTCGATCTGTGGGGCTGCGTACACAACGGGGTGACGGCGTTTCCCGAAGCGGTGGCAGCGCTGCAAACCTACCGCGCGCAAGGTGGGATCGTGATCCTCGTCACCAATTCGCCCAAACCACGCGCGGGCGTCGAGGCGCAGATGGGCCAGTTCGGCGTGCCCGCCGACGCCTATGACGCGATTGCCACTTCGGGGGATTCCGCACGCACGGCAATGTATCGCGGGGCGGTGGGCGAAAAGGTCTACTTCATGGGGGAATGGGCCCGCGATGCAGGGTTCTTTGATCCGATCAGCGTGGTAGAGGCCCCCGTCGAGATCACCCGCGTGCCCTTGCAGGAGGCGGAAGGGATCGTGTGCTGCGGCCCGTTCGATCCGATGGCCGACCCGGACGTGAACCGCGCGGATTTTCTCTACGCCAAGCAAAAGGAGATGAAGCTCTTGTGCGCTAACCCTGATCTGGTGGTGGACCGGGGCGAGACGCGCGAATGGTGCGCGGGCGCGCTGGCGCGGCTTTACACTGAGATGGGCGGCGAGAGCCTTTATTTCGGCAAGCCCTACCCACCGATCTATGATCTGGCACGGCGGCGGCTGACCGCCCTGGGCAAGAACATCGGTGAGAGCGCGATTTTGGCGATCGGGGACGGCATTGCGACGGATGTGGCGGGCGCCATGGGCGAGGATATCGATTCGCTCTTCATCTCTGGAGGACTTGCGGCGGCGGAGACAAAAACCAACGGACAGCCTGATCCAAAAGCCCTAAGCACTTATCTTGAAAAGGAAATGTCCTCTCCAACCTTCGCAATGGGGCACTTGCGATAG
- a CDS encoding DUF1294 domain-containing protein, translating to MIAALVALNIATWFTYRFDKAQSRVDGQRVPEKRLLALAASGGWPAAKHAQHHFRHKTRKQPFARQLNLIVLGWLTGLWVLLSLALLGGP from the coding sequence GTGATCGCGGCTTTGGTCGCGCTCAACATCGCCACATGGTTCACATATCGCTTCGATAAGGCCCAGTCGCGCGTAGACGGGCAGCGCGTTCCGGAAAAGCGGCTTCTGGCGCTGGCGGCTTCTGGAGGCTGGCCTGCGGCAAAGCACGCGCAGCATCACTTTAGGCACAAGACACGCAAGCAACCCTTTGCGCGGCAGCTCAACCTGATCGTCCTGGGCTGGCTTACCGGGCTTTGGGTGCTGCTCTCGCTCGCGCTGCTGGGCGGGCCCTGA